One segment of Tamlana crocina DNA contains the following:
- the rluF gene encoding 23S rRNA pseudouridine(2604) synthase RluF, whose protein sequence is MADTSLKRINKYLSEVGYCSRREADKLIEAGRVTINGSVPEKGTKIGPNDEVTVDGTLVKNTKESFVYLAFNKPVGIVCTTDTSVEKDNIIDFINYHKRIFPIGRLDKPSEGLILLTDDGDIVNKILRASNNHEKEYIVTVDKPISQTFIERMTGGIHLPDLNKTTKKCKVEKLGTYKFRIVLTQGLNRQIRRMCQYLNYEVQTLKRVRIMNIKLDVPVGQYRELTKEEFTQLNQLLKDSSKTFVSAKKRKK, encoded by the coding sequence TCAACAAATACCTAAGCGAAGTAGGCTATTGCTCACGCCGTGAGGCCGATAAGCTTATTGAAGCCGGGCGTGTAACTATTAATGGCAGCGTTCCTGAAAAGGGCACTAAAATTGGGCCAAACGATGAAGTTACCGTTGACGGAACTTTGGTTAAAAACACTAAGGAATCGTTTGTGTATTTAGCCTTCAACAAGCCTGTGGGAATTGTGTGCACCACCGACACCTCGGTTGAAAAAGACAATATTATTGATTTTATCAACTACCACAAACGCATTTTTCCTATCGGAAGATTGGACAAACCCAGTGAAGGCTTAATCCTTTTGACGGATGATGGTGACATTGTGAATAAAATTCTAAGGGCCAGCAACAATCACGAAAAGGAATACATTGTAACCGTTGACAAGCCCATTTCGCAAACTTTTATTGAGCGCATGACTGGTGGCATACACCTACCCGACCTCAACAAAACTACAAAAAAATGCAAGGTTGAAAAATTGGGCACTTATAAATTTAGGATTGTGTTGACCCAAGGATTAAACCGCCAAATCCGACGCATGTGCCAATACCTTAACTACGAGGTACAAACCTTGAAACGCGTTCGGATTATGAACATTAAGCTAGACGTTCCCGTTGGCCAATACCGCGAATTGACCAAAGAGGAATTCACCCAACTGAATCAACTTTTAAAAGATTCTTCTAAAACTTTTGTTTCTGCTAAAAAAAGAAAAAAATAG